The Sulfolobus sp. A20 genomic interval TATTATATCGCTAGGTAATAAATCTGGAGTGAACTGTATTCTACTGTATTTCAGTCCAAGTACTTTAGCTAAAACCTTAGAGAGGAAAGTCTTACCTATACCCGGTACGTCTTCCATTAAAACGTGTCCGTTAGCTAATATTGACGCAATTATCTTAACTATTACCTCCCTTTCACCAACGAAATACTTCATAATCTCGTCAATGACTTCATTAACTTTTTTCGTCATGTAAGATATTTCACTCACATGAAGAATATAGTGTCTAAGTATTTTTATTTACCGCCAATACCTCTCTCAGCAACTCCTTAACTAAGTTAAGCCTTTTCTGAATTTCCCTCTCAATGACCTTTCTGTTAACCCTTTTTTTATCTTGAGGATAAGTTGTTGTATAGTTAACTAAGTTGCTTAGTTTAACTAAAATCTCCTCATAGGATAATCCATCCTTAGTCAGCTCGTAAGTTAAGTACGTTATTAACTTCTCTTTCCTCCCGTACGTAACAAACTCCTTTATTGCACTATCTAGCCTAACGAATTCTGGAGTTAGAACTAGATTTTCCTTACGTTGATATTTTTCATAAATTTCCTCACTTATCCTCTCGACAGTCTTAACACCACTATTATAAAGTCGATATGCCGTAAACGCAATTAAAAGTGAGGCGATTATTGTAAACGCAATAATTACGTAAGTGTTATCTTGGGCTGGTTTAGGAATAATCAATACTGTGTAAAACAAGCCTATCCCGAATGCAGATATTAACAAAAAGGTTAGATTGTCCGTTATCCAGACGTAGTTCTTACTTAAGGCTGGTAAGGGAGATGCAATAAGGTAAACTAATGATACGGCTAAGAAGGGATAAAACAAAGGAGCATATATTCCAAACAAGTACGCTAAGCCTAAGAAGAGGAAGAACCTTGAAGCGTACTTTATAGAATCCATTAGTTCTACCTTATCCACTTCCTTTTCTAAACGAGCTACGAATTGACTTATTAAGAGTAAAGTTAGAAAACTTATGAAATAACCTATAACGTATGTCTTAAAAGCTGAAGTTAGATAACTAGATAACGTGCTAAAAAACAAGTAGGTGAACACTGATGGAGCTACAACTCTCTTTAAGGCTATGGAAGTTAAGCCTTTGAGAAAGTCTCCTATTAACATTGCTGTTACCATAGCTATCGACGGAATTAATATGAGAGTAACTAAGTAAAACCCTAAAGTATGTAGAAGGAGTAAGAATAAAGGAATCAAGGCAAATAAAATTATGTAAACTATAATGTAATTACGAATTTTCACAGATTATCACCTTGTTGAAGGTTCTGCCTATTGCCCTCAAGAACTCCTCGTATCTTACCCTATCCACGTTTTTATGCCCATATTTCACGTCTTCAAAAGTCCTTATAATTGTATTTGAATCATAAGAGCTTTCCCTCATGATCTCTCTTATGGTTTTAGGGCTTTCCACATCACCTATGTTGACTCTTATTAACCTTATCACGTCTTCATCATAGTTAACTCCCCTTATAAAGAATGTCTTCTCATCTCCTTTCTCATTAATCGCTTTTATAGCATAGCATCCTGGTTCAGGCATGTAAAGCTTGTTGTCAGCTATCATACCTTTATTCCCCATATTTACCAATCTATAGCCCTCCTTTTTCAAGTGAACTGGGAGAGGCGTTCTGTAATCCCATATCAATGGTAGATCGTTTGCAATAGGTAGTCCTATTATATCACTTCCTCCCCAGCCTTTAAAGGACGCTAATATCTCCTTAGGTAGTAGTTTAACCTCCTCCTTCTCTTCATTAGATGTAACTTGCTGTGTAACTTTCTTAGGTAATGAAACTTGAGAGCTCATCTGTGGCATTTGAGGTGTGTTCAGCCTAATTGTCTTCCTCGCAATAAAGAATGAACTAGTAGCTAATATTATTACTACTAATGCGAGTAATATTATGTAAAGTAATGGCGGTATTGTAACAGTTACTATCGTTGACTGATTATTACCCCCACTACTTCCCGATGACTCACCATTACCGTTTCCTACTCCATTCCCTTGTCCAGATCCTAAACTATTACCTTTTCCACTACCTAATCTTGGCAATTTTACATTAGGAATATGTATTTGTGGAAGTATTATTGGCACTGATACTAGTTTAACGTTCTCGACACTAGCGTTATAAAGTGAGTATTTGAAATTATACGTAATGTTAGGTAGAGTGTAATTAATCGTAGGAAGATTTGGTATGTGAATCCCATTACCTCCTCCACCTCCATTATTACCTAAGTTAACCCCCTTACTTTGGTTATTCACTGTGATCACATTAATTGATGACGCTAATATCCAAGCAACTATTAGACCTACTATAAGTATTATGATGGCAATCTTATTCATAAATATAATTTCCTAATAGTATTATATTAAATCTTTCATAACCAGATAGGCACGAGGAATAGTTTTTAAGCCTTAATGGAGACTTCCTCCCCGACAGTCAAGCTTTCCTCACTTTGTAACTTCAAACGTATTTATGTTGGTTACGAAAAGACTAAGAAAAAACTTCAAGAATCCTAATTAGCTTACGTATTAACCTGCAGATCCTTAACTATCCTATATAGTCTCTCCTAAGCCTAAAAAAATTAAGAAAGAGCCTATAGTAATCATTATCCCTCCTAAGATAGGTAATATGAGAAGTACGAAACCTGAGATGGTGATTATTGAACCTAACTTTAATTTAGTTGATGACAATTTCACGCTTAGGGAGATTATAATGAGTGTGAAACCGATTATGCCCATAATGATTGAAATTAAAGTGTATATGGGTAGAGATAATGAATATAAGCTTAAACTACTGAAGATAGTATGACCTTCAGATATTTTTATTGTAAACGAGCCCTTCATTATTAGAATACTTATAAAATTTAAAAGGTAGGATAGTCCGTCGATTGAACAACCTATTAACCCTATCATAAACTTTTTATCGTTTCTTATCAATCTCATGAATCCCATAAAGGTTAAAATTATAAATAATAAGTAAGGTATTAATGAAGCTACTATGTAAAATGTGTATAAAGCTAAAGTGATGAAAACGTAGGAAATCAACGATAACGAGACTAAGAGAGTGAAAATTAAAGCTGAAATCGAAACAACTATTAACGAAATGCGTAGATTCTGAATTCCTTCCATTACATAACAATGTGAACTCAGAAATAAAAGGACATTTCTTGGTACTGAAAGTGATAGTTAATACAAAAATTGGGCAAAAAATTAATTTTACTAATAGTAATATAAATATTAAATTACAAACTTTCTGGAATTGACTTTTGAAATCAAGTCTCAAGAACCTTAAAATTAAGGTATAAAGTGAGTGAATTATTTGCGATTAAATTTTTGAAAAATTCATCGATAAGCTTGTCGAGACTAGTTTTCCTATCTGTATAATGGCATTAAGAAAAAAGGGGAGTAATGCTTAAAATATCTGTTTTAATATTACTTCATGATGAAGAGAAGATTTTACATGACAGAAATAGTTCCATTAACAATTTTAAGGGTTCCTAGAAGATCTATAGTTTTTCTACAAGCTATAAAAGACCATTATGCAGCGGCAGATGATGGTATATATAAGGTAAACTTTAGGAAGCAGGTTGGTATACATGCGGGAGGCATGTTTTTGGGCTTGGGAATATTTTTTGGAGGGGCGTTAGGAATAGGCTTCCTATATTTTGGTTTTCAGCAACTTTTAGATTTAGCCAACAGTTCACTATCTGCAGTAATTATAAGTGTTATATCAGCAGTTATATTTATACTAATAGGGATAGGTATTTTATACGGGATTTATAGGCTGGTAAAATACTTGTGGAAAATAAGTAATAAGGGAAATTACATTGATGGGGAATTAGTAATTCCATGGAGTTATGTAAATAAAATAATAGTATCTAACGTTAGACAAGAGACTTATGCTTATGGTGGTTTATTATTACCTAGTAGTGCTGTCACTTATACTATCGGAGACTGGTTAATTACTACTAAGGATGGTAAAAACATTTATATTTATAACGTAGTGGAACCATACACGAAATTAGATGAAGTAAGGCAAAGGTTTAATCTACACTTCTAAATTATTAATCTAAAGACGCTAAATGGATTATTTTTTAGAGTCAGTAAATATTTGACAAAGAAAGGCAGGCCTTTAGGGCGGGGAGTAGGTCAGTTATTACATTAGTTAGGAAAGGCCTCATAAGCGGGGATGAAAAGTCTAAAAAACCAATTCTACATGCAGAAGGATTCTCTGAGCCTCTCGAGATATGATAAATGTAAGCTTAAATCGATAAGAGAAAAGGGGAGGAAGTCAGATTATTCACTTTCCATTACTCTCCCTTAACCTTTTATCAATCTCCTCACCTATTGCATAAGCCCTCTGATAAGCTGACTCAATGGTTTTAATTAATGCTGACTTGACTCCTTCACTCTCCATTACCATTAACCCTCTAATTGTAGTACCAGCAGGAGTTGTGACTTGATCCCTAAGCATTACAGGATGATTTAAATTACTTTTTAACATCTTTATCGTTCCTTCAATCATGTCAAGTATTGCATAGTAAGCTAAGTCCCTAGGCATCCCACAAGCAACTGCACCTAAGGCGAAGGCATCAATTATTTCTGAAATGAAAGCGGGACCACTTCCTATTAAAGCAGTCCAAGCGTCTAACATATCCTCTGGAACCCAATAAACGCTTCCTAACGACTTAAAAATACTTTCAACATACTCCTTCCCCCTCCCATCCCTTTCTGCTATTGCGGTAGTAGACCTATTTACTAAAGCGTTAATGTTAGGCATAGCCCTATATACTTCAGCATTAGGTATGAGAGAGGAAAGTGTTGAAACCTTTATACCAGCCATTACCGATATCACTATCTTACCCATCCAAGAATCCTTGTTTACTTGTCGTAATACTACTGGAAAATGTTGAGGCTTAACGGTCAACACTATGACTTCAGCTTCCCTAACTGCATAATCATTATCCTTAGTAGCCTCAACTCCCATCCTTTTAACGTTTTCAATAGTCTCATCCCTTCTCCCTGTTGCGATAATTCTTATTGACGGATAGTTCCCCTTAACTGCCTTTAATATCCCACTGCCTATCTTACCACTCCCTATTATTGCTATGCTCTTCATTAGTTTGAATTAGTATAAAATGGTTAATATGCTTGATTTTCATCTTTATTTTTTTATACCCTCACTTATCATCTTCCTCCCCACTATAGAGGCTTTCCTCAACTTTGTAATAGATCTAAAAAGAGAAGAATAGTAGGAAGGAATCGTGCAAGATTAAGTTATAACGTTTTTGTTATTGTATTAATTTCTATGTAGATAATTTTAAGTGGACAAATTAATTTATTTAAGATTTTGAGAAAGTGAATCAGTG includes:
- the proC gene encoding pyrroline-5-carboxylate reductase codes for the protein MKSIAIIGSGKIGSGILKAVKGNYPSIRIIATGRRDETIENVKRMGVEATKDNDYAVREAEVIVLTVKPQHFPVVLRQVNKDSWMGKIVISVMAGIKVSTLSSLIPNAEVYRAMPNINALVNRSTTAIAERDGRGKEYVESIFKSLGSVYWVPEDMLDAWTALIGSGPAFISEIIDAFALGAVACGMPRDLAYYAILDMIEGTIKMLKSNLNHPVMLRDQVTTPAGTTIRGLMVMESEGVKSALIKTIESAYQRAYAIGEEIDKRLRESNGK